A region from the Motacilla alba alba isolate MOTALB_02 chromosome 10, Motacilla_alba_V1.0_pri, whole genome shotgun sequence genome encodes:
- the LACTB gene encoding serine beta-lactamase-like protein LACTB, mitochondrial has translation MRSGLGPARRCLRPGGAMSAPAMAGLARALRRAAAPGRLPAARRGGGGAGARPWGWGLALGLALGVRAAPAESGRQEQPPAPRGFGAAVERSRDLVRRIKDEAGIPGILVGVSVDGKEVWSEGLGYADVENRVACKPETVMRIASISKCLTMMAVAKLWEEGKLDLDAPVQKYVPEFPEKVYEGEKVTITTRQLVSHLSGIRHYEKDITKVKEEKEKANRALKLTKSHPDKEQKAKEGKGTENTDCVKQKKEHDSETRSRNSKPGRNDKEFEQEEYYLKEKFESVIESLKIFKNDPLFFKPGSQFLYSTYGFTLLSAVVERASGQKFTDYMLKMFRDLDMLSTVLDDNEAMIYNRARCYIYNKKGRLVNAPYVDNSYKWAGGGFLSSVGDLLKFGNALLYSYQAGQFQNKDGKLLPGYLKPSTVAMMWTPVPKTEVSWDRDGKYAMAWAVVEKNQQYGCCRQQRHYASHTGGAVGASSVLLILPEELDPEAVGTRPVAPPRGVIVTIICNMQSVSLNSTALKIAREFDKEKRAQ, from the exons ATGCGCTCGGGGCTCGGCCCGGCGAGGCGGTGCCTGCGGCCCGGCGGTGCCATGTCCGCCCCGGCCATGGCGGGCCTGGCGCGGGCCCtgcggcgggcggcggctccggggcggCTCCCCGCGGCCCGCagagggggcggcggggccggggcgcggccctggggctgggggctggcgctggggctggctctgggggtTCGGGCGGCGCCGGCGGAGAGCGGGCGGCAGGAGCAGCCGCCGGCGCCGCGGGGCTTCGGCGCGGCcgtggagaggagcagggaccTGGTGCGGCGGATCAAG gaTGAAGCAGGAATCCCTGGTATATTAGTTGGAGTTTCTGTGGATGGAAAGGAAGTCTGGTCAGAAG GTTTGGGCTATGCTGACGTGGAGAACCGCGTGGCGTGTAAGCCAGAGACCGTCATGCGCATCGCCAGCATCAGCAAGTGTCTCACCATGATGGCTGTTGCTAAACTGTGGGAAGAGGGGAAACTGGATTTAGATGCTCCAGTGCAGAAATATGTCCCTGAATTTCCAGAAAAGGTCTACGAGGGTGAAAAG GTCACTATTACCACAAGACAGTTAGTTTCACACTTGAGTGGGATTCGTCACTATGAAAAAGATATTacaaaagtaaaagaagaaaaggaaaaggcaaacagAGCACTCAAGCTAACAAAATCCCATCCGgataaagaacaaaaagcaaaagaaggtAAAGGGACTGAAAACACTGATTGTgtcaaacagaagaaagaacatGATAGTGAGACAAGGAGCCGAAATTCAAAGCCTGGCAGGAACGACAAGGAGTTTGAACAGGAAGAGTattatttgaaggaaaaatttgAAAGTGTGATTGAGTCactgaagatatttaaaaatgatCCCTTATTCTTTAAACCAG GTAGTCAGTTCTTGTACTCAACATATGGCTTTACTCTCTTAAGTGCTGTTGTGGAGAGAGCTTCTGGACAAAAATTTACAGATTATATGCTGAAAATGTTTCGTGATTTGGATATGCTGTCAACTGTCCTAGATGACAACGAAGCAATGATCTATAACAGAGCAAG GTGTTACATTTACAACAAAAAGGGGCGGCTGGTAAATGCACCGTATGTGGACAACTCTTACAAGTGGGCTGGTGGTGGCTTCCTGTCATCAGTAGGCGACCTCCTGAAATTTGGAAATGCCTTGTTGTACAGTTACCAAGCCGGACAATTTCAAAACAAGGACGGCAAACTTCTTCCAGGGTACCTCAAGCCGAGCACAGTTGCGATGATGTGGACTCCAGTGCCAAAAACAGAGGTGTCATGGGACAGGGATGGTAAATACGCCATGGCTTGGGCTGTGGTAGAGAAAAACCAACAGTAtggctgctgcagacagcagagaCACTATGCATCTCACActgggggggctgtgggggccAGCAGTGTCCTCCTCATTCTGCCCGAAGAGCTGGACCCTGAAGCCGTGGGTACTCGGCCAGTGGCACCCCCGAGGGGAGTCATTGTCACCATTATCTGTAATATGCAATCGGTTTCGCTCAACAGCACCGCCTTGAAGATCGCCAGGGAATTCGATAAAGAGAAACGGGCACAATAG
- the RPS27L gene encoding 40S ribosomal protein S27-like has protein sequence MPLAKDLVHPSLEDEKRKHKKKRLVQSPNSYFMDVKCPGCYKITTVFSHAQTVVLCVGCSTVLCQPTGGKARLTEGCSFRRKQH, from the exons ATGCCC CTGGCCAAAGACCTGGTGCATCCCTCCTTAGAGGATGAGAAGAGGAAGCACAAAAAGAAACGTCTCGTGCAAAGCCCGAACTCTTACTTTATGGATGTAAAATGTCCAG GATGCTACAAGATCACCACTGTTTTCAGCCACGCTCAGACCGTCGTTCTGTGCGTAGGGTGCTCAACTGTCCTGTGTCAGCCAACTGGGGGCAAAGCCAGGCTCACAGAAG GATGTTCATTTAGAAGAAAGCAACACTGA